The following coding sequences are from one Streptomyces sp. NBC_01232 window:
- a CDS encoding DUF4279 domain-containing protein yields MSLTQYVYFAISSVGTTADEITQLLGVEPDEVTVRGSLTTSPHIIPFCHCWKVFCREPGLRVDEQLDLVIGRLRPQMEAITNLTTRLATEEGPGGAILQVERYFNWHDEQSSGSPDDTNLFGWHLDRAVVDFLAATGAELNVGEYDVTPGDD; encoded by the coding sequence GTGTCGTTGACTCAGTACGTCTACTTTGCGATCTCCAGCGTGGGCACCACTGCCGACGAGATCACCCAGCTGCTTGGCGTGGAACCGGACGAGGTCACGGTGCGGGGGAGTCTGACAACCTCACCTCACATCATCCCGTTCTGTCACTGCTGGAAGGTTTTCTGCCGCGAGCCCGGCCTGCGGGTCGATGAGCAGCTCGACCTGGTCATCGGCAGGCTCCGGCCACAGATGGAGGCGATCACCAATCTGACGACCCGTCTCGCGACCGAGGAGGGCCCCGGGGGCGCGATTCTGCAGGTCGAGCGCTACTTCAACTGGCATGACGAGCAGTCCTCCGGCTCGCCGGATGACACGAACCTCTTCGGCTGGCACCTGGACCGCGCGGTGGTGGACTTCCTCGCCGCAACCGGCGCAGAACTGAATGTCGGCGAATACGACGTGACGCCCGGCGACGACTGA
- a CDS encoding DUF6192 family protein: MLRPAAAAQVSQEDRVRVVAELTRDDEVAKKVTTDLLRRPQVAREAMRRGNDQAALPLHR, encoded by the coding sequence GTGCTCAGGCCAGCCGCGGCGGCCCAGGTAAGCCAGGAGGACCGGGTGCGGGTGGTCGCGGAGCTGACCCGGGACGATGAGGTCGCCAAGAAGGTCACCACCGATCTGCTGCGGCGCCCGCAGGTCGCGAGGGAGGCCATGAGGCGAGGAAACGATCAGGCGGCCCTGCCGCTGCATCGGTAG
- a CDS encoding recombinase family protein → MYPRAAAKRQVALCTGYCRTSTADQNPDHQIDALLRNGVDRDNIHVDVASGAKASRPKLDLVMQLMRAQASRGGPGKPGGPGAGGRGADPGR, encoded by the coding sequence CTGTATCCCCGAGCCGCCGCCAAGCGACAAGTAGCACTCTGTACTGGCTACTGCCGCACTTCGACGGCCGACCAGAACCCCGATCATCAGATCGACGCGCTTCTCCGCAACGGCGTCGACCGCGACAACATCCATGTCGACGTCGCCAGCGGCGCGAAGGCGTCCAGGCCGAAGCTCGATCTCGTCATGCAGCTGATGCGTGCTCAGGCCAGCCGCGGCGGCCCAGGTAAGCCAGGAGGACCGGGTGCGGGTGGTCGCGGAGCTGACCCGGGACGATGA
- the fxsT gene encoding FxSxx-COOH system tetratricopeptide repeat protein, translating to MTNYASDAVPGWAAQAWVIWPVFAVLVVVSIVLLLWGRHLDAAPRPPARLAPVSRLARGQQASLRPPHVQRVRGREGELGVLAGMLRRPQGRFAVLCAVGGMGKTTVAAQLATQAEAAGWRVFWVRWRDGAELAQQMVETALACGLPEAELEAARAGQANLPDVVWRQLGRVRRWLLVVDNADEPHEIGPAGEPVADYRGWIRPHGRGLLVVTSRDGSEQTWGPCAQLLPLEPLPVRPAGQVLLDAAPVAGTAEQARELAARLGGLPLALHAAGTYLAGPTSRYRTFAAYRQALEHELRFLLGAAHPNASHPQVARAVVRHTWEVSLDQLAGEGNALARPLLRLLALLAQAPVPLSLITPDLLSVVTGHDVTAVALEAAFAGLHRFGLLGLPHSPGSTGPASGSSEGAQVVLHPLIREINAVALTAETSDLAVWHRALAERLTTAVHEADQRGRAGWPAAVLLAPHLPLLLDYADPRTATHHRTTLNTLAQVLQKAGAFGAARLLHERLLDVETRMLGPEHPDTLTSRNNLGNALFGMGEPAEAIRLLRQTLEDRTRILGPVHPDTLTSRNDLACALDGTGEHAEAVGLLRQTLNDRTRVLGPEHPHALASRDSLGLALDGMGEHAQAVRMHRSTLDDRIRVLGPEHHLTLLSRHNLASALTRAGEQTEAIRLLRQALNDHARVLGDEHPHTLASRDSLGLALDGMGEHAQAVRMHRSTLDDRTRILSPEHPDTLASRHNLALALTSAGEQAEAIDLLRRTLDDRVRILSPEHPHTLSTRNALETALAMSTQRPQSRWWHWLRRRNVAAGGG from the coding sequence GTGACCAACTACGCCAGTGACGCGGTGCCTGGCTGGGCGGCGCAGGCGTGGGTGATCTGGCCGGTGTTCGCCGTGCTGGTGGTGGTCAGCATCGTGCTGTTGCTGTGGGGCCGGCATCTGGATGCCGCACCAAGGCCCCCGGCGCGGCTGGCACCGGTGAGCCGACTGGCCCGAGGCCAGCAGGCTTCGTTACGCCCCCCGCATGTTCAGCGCGTGCGGGGGCGTGAGGGAGAACTCGGCGTGCTGGCAGGCATGCTTCGGCGGCCACAAGGGCGGTTCGCGGTGCTGTGCGCGGTCGGCGGGATGGGCAAGACAACGGTGGCCGCGCAACTGGCCACCCAGGCCGAGGCGGCGGGCTGGCGAGTGTTTTGGGTGCGCTGGCGCGACGGTGCCGAGCTGGCGCAGCAGATGGTGGAGACGGCGCTGGCCTGCGGTCTGCCAGAGGCAGAGCTGGAGGCCGCGCGAGCGGGGCAGGCGAACCTGCCGGATGTGGTCTGGCGACAGTTGGGCCGGGTGCGCCGTTGGCTGCTGGTGGTGGACAACGCCGACGAGCCGCACGAGATCGGCCCGGCAGGGGAGCCGGTGGCCGACTATCGCGGCTGGATCCGTCCTCACGGCCGAGGCCTGCTGGTGGTGACCAGCCGGGATGGCAGCGAGCAGACCTGGGGTCCGTGCGCACAGCTGCTGCCACTGGAGCCGCTGCCGGTGCGACCTGCGGGGCAGGTCCTGCTGGACGCCGCTCCCGTGGCCGGCACCGCCGAGCAGGCCCGCGAGCTGGCGGCGCGACTGGGCGGGCTGCCACTGGCGTTGCACGCGGCCGGCACCTATCTGGCCGGACCCACCAGCCGCTACCGCACCTTTGCCGCCTACCGCCAGGCCCTGGAACATGAACTGCGGTTCTTGTTGGGAGCGGCGCACCCGAATGCCTCCCATCCGCAGGTCGCCCGCGCCGTGGTGCGGCACACCTGGGAGGTGTCCTTGGACCAGCTCGCCGGGGAGGGCAACGCTTTGGCCCGCCCCTTGTTGCGACTGCTGGCCCTGCTGGCTCAAGCCCCCGTCCCACTGTCCCTGATCACCCCGGACCTGCTATCCGTCGTCACCGGACACGACGTCACCGCGGTGGCCCTGGAGGCCGCGTTCGCTGGCCTGCACCGCTTCGGTCTCCTGGGCCTGCCCCACTCTCCCGGCAGCACCGGCCCGGCGTCGGGCAGCAGTGAGGGGGCGCAGGTGGTACTGCATCCCCTGATCCGAGAGATCAACGCTGTCGCCCTCACGGCCGAGACCTCCGATCTCGCCGTGTGGCACCGGGCTCTTGCCGAGCGGCTGACCACGGCTGTACACGAGGCCGACCAGCGCGGGCGCGCCGGTTGGCCTGCAGCCGTGCTCCTCGCCCCCCACCTGCCGCTGCTGCTCGACTACGCGGACCCGCGCACCGCCACACACCACCGCACCACTCTCAACACCCTGGCGCAGGTGCTGCAGAAGGCTGGCGCTTTCGGTGCGGCGCGCCTGCTGCATGAACGGCTCCTCGACGTCGAGACCCGCATGCTGGGCCCCGAGCACCCCGATACCTTGACCAGCCGCAACAACCTGGGCAATGCCTTGTTCGGAATGGGAGAGCCGGCCGAGGCAATACGCCTGCTCCGGCAGACCCTGGAGGACCGCACCCGCATCCTGGGCCCCGTGCACCCCGATACCTTGACCAGCCGCAATGACCTCGCATGCGCTTTGGACGGGACGGGTGAGCATGCCGAGGCGGTGGGTCTGCTGCGGCAGACCCTCAACGACCGTACCCGTGTCCTGGGCCCCGAGCATCCGCATGCCCTGGCCAGCCGGGACAGCCTCGGTCTCGCGCTGGATGGGATGGGCGAGCACGCACAAGCAGTGCGCATGCACCGGAGCACCCTTGACGACCGCATCCGTGTCCTGGGCCCCGAGCACCACCTCACCCTGCTCAGCCGCCACAACCTCGCCAGCGCCCTGACCAGGGCGGGTGAGCAGACGGAAGCGATACGGCTGCTGCGGCAGGCGCTCAACGACCACGCCCGCGTTCTGGGCGACGAGCATCCGCACACGCTGGCCAGCCGGGACAGCCTCGGTCTCGCGCTGGACGGGATGGGCGAGCACGCACAAGCAGTGCGCATGCACCGGAGCACCCTTGACGACCGCACCCGCATCCTGAGCCCCGAGCACCCGGATACCCTTGCCAGTCGCCACAACCTCGCTCTCGCTTTGACCAGTGCAGGTGAGCAGGCCGAGGCGATAGACCTGCTGCGCCGAACCCTCGATGACCGCGTCCGCATCCTGAGCCCCGAGCACCCGCATACCTTGAGCACCCGTAACGCGCTGGAGACAGCGCTAGCCATGTCCACCCAACGGCCACAGAGCCGGTGGTGGCACTGGCTGCGGCGCAGGAACGTCGCAGCCGGGGGCGGTTGA
- a CDS encoding YhgE/Pip domain-containing protein, which produces MSPTVAPEVTAMALVRRPQLWLVPTILTGLLALLLSLLYMGGIVNPNADLHDLPIALVNDDKGEPPQGQQQNLGTQITAAIAADPAGGKADWRELTLVQAQDQLDSGQIYGALVVPAGFTDSVTALPTSAATKLPTITVLTNPGKGSLGSSLASQITTQAAHRASRAVGEQLTAAAGAQASPTAKLLLADPVEVVTQVGHPIGTHSGLGLTAFYYTLLLVLAGFMGGNVISNGVDTALGYADNEIGPWHTRRPTVPINRTQTLLLKMVMTAGITLLSTSLVMLACVAVLGMDATHLPLLWVYSYCAALAVGLGVQAINAAFGGIGQLVSMFVFIVLGLPSSGATVPLQAVPGFYRFLSHFEPMRQLSDGVRAILYFDARGDAGLTRSWIMIAVGTVLALVFGFAMTAYYDRKGHKRLTPQPA; this is translated from the coding sequence ATGTCCCCCACCGTCGCCCCCGAAGTCACCGCCATGGCCCTGGTGCGCCGCCCCCAGCTGTGGTTGGTCCCCACGATCCTCACGGGGCTGCTCGCCCTGCTGCTGTCCCTCCTCTACATGGGCGGCATCGTCAACCCCAACGCCGACCTGCACGACCTGCCCATCGCCCTGGTCAACGACGACAAGGGCGAGCCGCCGCAGGGCCAGCAGCAGAACCTGGGTACGCAGATCACCGCCGCCATCGCCGCCGACCCCGCGGGAGGCAAGGCGGACTGGCGCGAACTGACCCTCGTCCAGGCGCAGGACCAGCTCGACTCAGGCCAGATCTACGGCGCGCTGGTGGTCCCGGCCGGCTTCACGGACTCCGTCACCGCGCTCCCCACCTCCGCGGCCACGAAGCTCCCGACCATCACCGTGCTCACCAACCCCGGCAAGGGGAGCCTCGGGTCCTCGCTGGCCAGCCAGATCACGACGCAGGCCGCCCACCGCGCGTCCCGGGCCGTGGGCGAGCAGCTCACGGCGGCCGCCGGCGCCCAGGCGAGCCCCACCGCGAAACTGCTGCTCGCCGACCCCGTCGAGGTCGTCACGCAGGTCGGCCACCCGATCGGCACGCACAGCGGTCTCGGTCTGACGGCCTTCTACTACACCCTGCTGCTGGTCCTGGCCGGATTCATGGGCGGTAACGTCATCAGCAACGGTGTCGACACCGCCCTCGGATACGCCGACAACGAGATCGGCCCCTGGCACACCCGCCGCCCGACGGTGCCGATCAACCGTACGCAGACACTGCTCCTGAAGATGGTGATGACCGCGGGCATCACTCTCCTCAGCACTTCCCTGGTGATGCTGGCCTGCGTCGCCGTTCTGGGGATGGACGCGACCCACCTGCCCCTCCTGTGGGTGTATTCCTACTGCGCCGCCCTCGCCGTCGGCCTGGGCGTACAGGCCATCAACGCCGCGTTCGGCGGGATCGGCCAGCTCGTGTCGATGTTCGTGTTCATCGTGCTGGGTCTGCCGTCGTCGGGTGCGACGGTCCCGCTGCAGGCGGTCCCCGGCTTCTACCGCTTCCTCTCCCACTTCGAACCGATGCGTCAGCTCAGCGATGGCGTGCGCGCGATCCTCTACTTCGACGCCCGCGGCGACGCAGGGCTCACCCGCTCCTGGATCATGATCGCGGTCGGCACCGTGCTGGCCCTGGTCTTCGGTTTCGCCATGACCGCCTACTACGACCGCAAGGGCCACAAGAGACTCACCCCGCAACCCGCCTGA
- a CDS encoding amidohydrolase, whose product MLCTRLTNATFLTMDPGHPVAHDLGIWRGRIVGLDEAVTALPAREVVDLQGATVLPGFIDSHVHLAWTGLKAATPSVAPCTRVEDVLAVVAEAVTRKPRGAWVDIGGYDQRALGRHLTAAELDKVSDGRKVFMLHDSGHGCVVNGAVLELLPGELAHGEGFLAESAMTTARRLRLPYSQEEIADAIERAGRACLAEGVTACAEAGIGGGLLGHSPVELGAYQLLRDQGRLPLRVQLMAAADTLRPVAAHASDGIPRALDLGLRTGFGDDWLSLGALKVYTDGGMMARTAALTRPYEGSDRAGEFQDTPERIAGIIVDGHLAGWQLAVHAIGDRAADLALDALERAQRERPRPTARHRIEHAGLIRPDQLARFARLGVSAVVQPNFLRSFGDDYAAVMGPDRAPWLYRGRGFLDHGVTLVGSSDRPVTDGSPLRAVQFMVERASASGALIGPDEGITVEEALYAYTVAGAYACHWDGSAGALAPGRRADLAVLGDDPRRVEPSRIGAIEVVATYVDGRA is encoded by the coding sequence ATGCTCTGCACCAGGCTGACGAACGCCACCTTCCTCACCATGGACCCCGGCCACCCCGTCGCCCACGACCTGGGCATCTGGCGCGGCCGGATCGTCGGCCTGGACGAGGCGGTCACCGCACTGCCCGCCCGCGAGGTCGTCGACCTGCAGGGCGCCACCGTGCTGCCGGGCTTCATCGACTCCCACGTGCACCTGGCCTGGACCGGCCTCAAGGCGGCCACCCCGAGCGTGGCGCCCTGCACACGCGTGGAGGACGTACTCGCCGTCGTCGCCGAGGCCGTCACCCGCAAGCCGCGGGGAGCATGGGTGGACATCGGCGGCTACGACCAGCGCGCCCTCGGCCGCCACCTCACCGCCGCCGAGCTGGACAAGGTCAGCGACGGCCGCAAGGTGTTCATGCTGCACGACTCCGGACACGGCTGCGTCGTCAACGGAGCCGTCCTGGAGCTGCTCCCCGGCGAACTCGCCCACGGTGAGGGCTTCCTCGCCGAAAGCGCCATGACCACCGCCCGCCGGCTGCGCCTGCCGTACTCGCAGGAGGAGATCGCCGACGCCATCGAACGCGCCGGCCGCGCCTGCCTCGCCGAAGGCGTCACCGCCTGCGCCGAGGCGGGCATCGGCGGCGGACTGCTCGGCCACAGCCCGGTCGAACTCGGCGCCTACCAGCTCCTGCGCGACCAGGGCCGGCTCCCGCTGCGGGTCCAGCTCATGGCGGCCGCCGACACCCTGCGGCCCGTGGCCGCGCACGCGTCCGACGGGATCCCCCGCGCCCTCGACCTCGGCCTGCGCACCGGGTTCGGCGACGACTGGCTCTCCCTCGGCGCGCTCAAGGTCTACACCGACGGCGGCATGATGGCCCGTACCGCCGCACTCACCCGCCCTTACGAAGGGAGCGACCGAGCAGGCGAGTTCCAGGACACCCCCGAGCGGATCGCCGGCATCATCGTCGACGGCCACCTCGCCGGCTGGCAGCTCGCCGTCCACGCCATCGGGGACCGAGCCGCCGACCTGGCCCTCGACGCACTGGAGCGGGCCCAGCGGGAAAGACCGCGCCCGACGGCCCGGCACCGGATCGAACACGCCGGCCTGATCCGGCCCGACCAGCTCGCGCGCTTCGCCCGACTCGGGGTGAGCGCGGTGGTCCAGCCGAACTTCCTGCGCTCCTTCGGCGACGACTACGCGGCCGTCATGGGCCCGGACCGGGCCCCTTGGCTATACCGGGGCCGGGGCTTCCTGGACCACGGCGTCACCCTGGTGGGCAGCTCCGACCGGCCCGTCACCGACGGATCACCGCTACGGGCCGTCCAGTTCATGGTCGAACGGGCCTCCGCGTCCGGCGCCCTGATCGGCCCCGACGAGGGCATCACCGTGGAGGAGGCCCTGTACGCCTACACCGTCGCCGGTGCCTACGCCTGCCACTGGGACGGCAGTGCGGGCGCCCTGGCCCCGGGCCGCCGCGCGGACCTGGCCGTGCTGGGCGACGACCCGCGCCGGGTCGAACCCTCGCGGATCGGAGCGATCGAGGTCGTCGCCACGTACGTCGACGGCAGGGCTTAG
- a CDS encoding lysine N(6)-hydroxylase/L-ornithine N(5)-oxygenase family protein has protein sequence MSQDLSDDAPLIHDLIGIGFGPSNVAMAIALSEHNAGVGPQEAVTAHFFEQQPRFGWHRGMLIDDATMQVSFLKDLVTLRNPASEYSFLCYLQSRGRLIDFVNHKSLFPLRVEFHDYFEWAAAKVDDMVSYGSEVVAVRPVLRDGAIEYLDVTARSGSELVVHRARNLVIGTGLRPQMPDGVDRTERVWHTSELLTRVAALGNADPSRFVVVGAGQSAAENVAFLHRTFPGAEVCAVFSRYGYSPADDSGFANRIFDPSAVDEYFTAPESVKRKLIEYHANTNYSVVDIDLIDDLYRQEYQEKVLGTERLRFLKVSRLADVCEGPDSVRVTVESLVTGEKEVLEADVLVYATGYRSADGLGLLGDVEKLCRRDDLGRVRVARDYRVESEPELRCGVYLQGGTEHTHGITSSLLSNTAVRVGEILRSIVAHGRVPVPASHTAPTP, from the coding sequence ATGTCACAGGATCTGTCCGATGATGCGCCACTGATCCACGACCTCATCGGCATCGGCTTCGGCCCCTCGAACGTGGCCATGGCGATCGCGCTCAGCGAGCACAACGCCGGAGTCGGACCGCAGGAGGCGGTCACCGCCCACTTCTTCGAGCAGCAGCCACGCTTCGGCTGGCACCGCGGCATGCTCATCGACGACGCCACGATGCAGGTGTCCTTCCTCAAGGACCTGGTGACACTGCGCAATCCGGCCAGCGAGTACAGCTTCCTCTGCTACCTCCAGAGCCGCGGCCGCCTGATCGACTTCGTCAACCACAAGAGCCTCTTCCCGCTCCGCGTGGAGTTCCACGACTACTTCGAGTGGGCCGCGGCCAAGGTCGACGACATGGTGTCCTACGGGTCCGAGGTCGTCGCCGTACGTCCCGTCCTGCGCGACGGAGCCATCGAGTACCTGGACGTCACCGCCCGCTCCGGCTCGGAGCTCGTCGTCCACCGGGCGCGCAATCTGGTGATCGGCACCGGCCTGCGCCCGCAGATGCCGGACGGCGTGGACCGCACCGAGCGGGTCTGGCACACCTCGGAACTCCTGACGCGCGTGGCGGCGCTGGGGAACGCGGACCCGTCCCGCTTCGTCGTCGTCGGCGCGGGCCAGAGCGCCGCCGAGAACGTGGCCTTCCTGCACCGCACCTTCCCCGGGGCCGAGGTCTGCGCCGTCTTCTCCCGCTACGGCTACAGCCCCGCCGACGACAGCGGGTTCGCCAACCGCATCTTCGACCCCTCGGCGGTCGACGAGTACTTCACCGCCCCCGAATCGGTCAAGCGCAAGCTGATCGAGTACCACGCCAACACCAACTACTCGGTGGTGGACATCGATCTGATCGACGACCTCTACCGGCAGGAGTACCAGGAGAAGGTCCTCGGCACCGAGCGGCTGCGCTTCCTGAAGGTCTCGCGGCTCGCGGACGTCTGCGAAGGCCCCGACAGCGTGCGCGTCACCGTCGAGTCGCTGGTCACGGGGGAGAAGGAGGTCCTGGAGGCCGACGTACTGGTCTACGCGACGGGCTACCGCTCGGCGGACGGCCTCGGCCTGCTCGGGGACGTCGAGAAGTTGTGCCGGCGCGACGACCTCGGCCGCGTCCGCGTGGCCCGCGACTACCGTGTCGAGAGCGAACCCGAACTGCGCTGCGGCGTCTACCTCCAGGGAGGAACCGAGCACACGCACGGCATCACGTCCTCCCTCCTGTCGAACACCGCCGTCAGGGTCGGCGAGATCCTCCGGTCCATCGTCGCCCACGGCCGCGTACCGGTACCGGCCTCCCACACGGCGCCCACCCCCTGA
- a CDS encoding methionyl-tRNA formyltransferase: protein MRVVMFGYQTWGHRTLQALLESEHDVVLVVTHPKSEHAYEKIWSDSVADLADEHGVPVLIRNRPDDEELFTRLKEAEPDIIVANNWRTWIPPRIFDLPRHGTLNVHDSLLPKYAGFSPLIWALINNEPEVGVTAHLMNDELDAGDIVVQRAVPVGPADTATDLFHKTVDLIAPVTVGALGRIAAGETEFTRQDRSQASFFHKRSAEDIRIDWNWPAEDLSRLVRAQSAPYPAAFTFHRGKRLEVLAAVVSEGRYGGTPGRIFYREGEGVVIVAGSDARTGRNHGLAITRVRTEDGEEMPATDYFTTMGGYLTSR, encoded by the coding sequence ATGCGGGTCGTCATGTTCGGCTATCAGACGTGGGGACACCGCACCCTGCAGGCTCTGCTGGAGTCCGAACACGATGTCGTTCTGGTCGTGACGCACCCCAAGAGCGAGCATGCCTACGAGAAGATCTGGAGCGACTCGGTCGCCGATCTCGCCGACGAACACGGTGTTCCCGTGCTCATCCGCAATCGGCCCGACGACGAAGAGCTGTTCACCCGCCTCAAGGAGGCGGAACCGGACATCATCGTGGCGAACAACTGGCGCACCTGGATTCCCCCGCGCATCTTCGACCTGCCCCGCCACGGCACCCTCAACGTGCACGACTCGCTCCTGCCGAAGTACGCCGGCTTCTCGCCGCTGATCTGGGCGCTGATCAACAACGAGCCCGAAGTCGGCGTCACCGCGCATCTGATGAACGACGAGCTCGACGCGGGCGACATCGTCGTCCAGCGCGCCGTACCGGTCGGCCCGGCCGACACCGCCACCGACCTGTTCCACAAGACCGTCGACCTGATCGCACCGGTCACGGTCGGCGCGCTGGGCCGGATCGCCGCGGGCGAGACCGAGTTCACCCGCCAGGACCGGTCGCAGGCGAGCTTCTTCCACAAGCGGTCCGCCGAGGACATCCGCATCGACTGGAACTGGCCGGCGGAGGACCTCTCGCGCCTCGTACGCGCCCAGTCCGCCCCCTACCCGGCCGCGTTCACGTTCCACCGCGGCAAGCGGCTGGAGGTTCTGGCCGCGGTCGTCTCCGAGGGCCGCTACGGCGGCACCCCCGGCCGCATCTTCTACCGCGAGGGCGAAGGCGTCGTCATCGTGGCCGGATCCGATGCCCGTACCGGACGCAACCACGGCCTCGCCATCACCCGGGTGCGCACCGAGGACGGCGAAGAAATGCCCGCCACCGACTACTTCACCACCATGGGCGGGTACCTGACCAGCCGCTGA
- a CDS encoding serine/threonine protein kinase, producing the protein MDALIPGDPVRVGPYHLVARLGSGGMGRVYLARTPGGRSVAVKVVHPELARDPEFRRRFAREVAAARAVDGRFTAQVLAAGVDDPTPWLSTVFVPGMSLAEAVAEHGPFPEASALALARGLAAALAAVHAAGLVHRDLKPSNVLLGPDGPRVIDFGISRATEASALTRTGMTVGSPGFMSPEQASGGVVGPASDVFSFGAVLAFTLSGESPFGTGATPALLYRVVHSEPRLEALSGVALDLVTRCLAKDPAARPSLETLCAVLSVDADDPDSEHRAGGTDGAVGTDRAVGTHRAGQGNEAGDGRPVGSGWLPAPVAHSLLARASSALEADSDPSMTATAPPRYAPTRVDPAAVAVPSAALPVYGTRRRGARARIRTAPFIAAAAVVVAAAIGALAYTAGQNGKDPDRTSVSQDDNGGTPTDPAPESTDPFDGWSLSDEAEIQLPTGYGIDATDFREGKAGDGFDVDLHTNWDLGGKDILLLKSGDFEGNSDCLADERTSGYGTLAEHTAWGIADVICARVSSDLLLVLEVTNIEDGQDDYLEAVAKVWKRE; encoded by the coding sequence GTGGACGCATTGATACCGGGTGACCCCGTACGGGTCGGGCCCTACCACCTCGTCGCACGGCTCGGCAGCGGAGGCATGGGCCGGGTCTATCTGGCCCGGACGCCCGGCGGCCGCAGCGTGGCCGTCAAGGTGGTGCACCCGGAGCTGGCGCGGGATCCGGAGTTCAGGCGCCGGTTCGCCCGTGAGGTCGCCGCCGCGCGGGCCGTGGACGGGAGGTTCACGGCCCAGGTGCTCGCCGCGGGCGTGGACGACCCGACTCCGTGGCTGAGCACGGTGTTCGTACCCGGGATGTCGCTCGCCGAGGCGGTGGCCGAACACGGCCCATTCCCCGAGGCATCGGCGCTCGCCCTGGCCCGCGGGCTGGCGGCGGCGCTCGCGGCCGTGCACGCGGCCGGGCTGGTGCACCGTGACCTGAAACCGTCCAACGTCCTCCTGGGCCCCGACGGGCCCCGGGTGATCGACTTCGGCATCTCGCGGGCCACCGAGGCCAGCGCCCTGACCCGGACCGGAATGACCGTCGGTTCCCCCGGCTTCATGTCACCGGAGCAGGCCTCCGGCGGCGTGGTCGGCCCCGCCTCCGACGTGTTCTCCTTCGGGGCGGTGCTGGCCTTCACCCTCAGCGGCGAGAGCCCCTTCGGGACCGGTGCCACCCCGGCACTGCTCTACCGGGTCGTTCACTCCGAGCCACGCCTGGAGGCACTCTCCGGGGTCGCGCTGGACCTCGTCACGCGCTGCCTCGCCAAGGATCCGGCCGCACGGCCGTCCCTGGAGACCCTGTGCGCGGTGCTCTCGGTCGACGCGGACGACCCGGACTCGGAGCACCGGGCAGGCGGGACGGACGGCGCGGTCGGGACGGACCGGGCGGTCGGGACGCACCGGGCGGGCCAGGGGAACGAGGCGGGTGACGGCCGCCCCGTCGGTTCCGGCTGGCTGCCGGCCCCCGTCGCGCACAGCCTCCTCGCGCGCGCCTCGTCGGCGCTGGAGGCGGACTCCGACCCCTCGATGACGGCCACCGCGCCTCCGCGATACGCGCCGACGCGGGTGGATCCGGCCGCCGTGGCGGTGCCGTCGGCTGCCCTGCCCGTGTACGGAACGCGCCGGCGGGGAGCCCGCGCCCGGATCCGTACAGCACCCTTCATCGCCGCCGCGGCCGTGGTGGTGGCCGCGGCGATCGGCGCCCTGGCGTACACGGCCGGGCAGAACGGGAAGGACCCGGACCGGACCTCCGTCTCCCAGGACGACAACGGCGGCACCCCGACGGATCCGGCGCCGGAGAGCACCGATCCCTTCGACGGCTGGTCCCTGTCGGACGAGGCGGAGATCCAGCTGCCCACCGGGTACGGCATCGACGCCACCGACTTCAGGGAGGGCAAGGCGGGCGACGGTTTCGACGTCGACCTGCACACGAACTGGGACCTCGGCGGGAAGGACATCCTGCTGCTCAAGTCCGGGGATTTCGAAGGGAACAGCGACTGCCTCGCGGACGAGCGCACCTCCGGCTACGGAACCCTGGCCGAGCACACCGCATGGGGCATCGCCGACGTCATCTGTGCCCGTGTCTCCTCCGATCTGCTGCTCGTCCTGGAGGTCACCAACATCGAGGACGGCCAGGACGACTACCTGGAGGCCGTCGCCAAGGTGTGGAAGCGCGAGTGA